The genomic stretch TTGGGTTCATTTTTCTTTCCGTTCAGATCTGGTGTGAGACAAACCTCCGACGCTGTATCAGCAAGTTCCACCGGTTCGTCTGCGAGTTCTGCGACAAGGCGTTCCCCCTTCGCTCTGCCCTGGACCTCCATAAAGCCAACTCCCACCCCGACAAACCTGCCGCCACtgacacagagaacacagaggAGAAAGTAAAGGAGGACGGCAAAGGAGCTGCAGAACAAGTTGAGAACGACCACCCTGCCCTGCCCGCAGAACAGTCCAACTTCCTGGAAGGGCTGGGCCTTCAGCACATTTCCAAGGTATGCTTTGGATGTAAAACTATCTTTTCATCTCAGAAACAAAATAAGGCAAGTAATAAGATGGTAAGCAAGCAGACCTTTCACATTAAAGTcacaaatttacaaaataaaatttcaaatatttaGATTGAAGCCAGAGAATGAAATGAAGATGCAGAAAATGCAGGGCAGATCAGGATTAAACACTTTGGACATGCAGGTCAATTAAATATGAGAAACAACACTGCACCAAGGCCTGAAAAATTGATTGCCTCTCTGAGAGATACAACAGTGacataaaagcataaaagtGAATGCAGATGCCACAAACCTGGATAATGTGGCCATAAAGCAGCATGAGCGCTGAGAATAGAAGTGGACCGAGGACTGAACCTTGTGGCACACCACCCTTTTGGAAGCGTTCTCCTGGCTGAAGTGTGGTCTGTTTTCAGCGACTGTGTCCTGCTGTATGATGGCATTTAGCTTGATTTTGGGAAACTGAAGGAAAACTTGGAGCTGGAAATGGATAATCCCATGTTAACAAGCAAAAATGTAAACCCAACtagtagaattttttttttttaaatatataaaggaCCGAGTGTGATACGTAATTTCCACATtgtttagtatttatttatgttttttaggTCTTATAAAGTACCGaatttgttttttgcatgtCCTGATGGTTCCTGTTTTTGTCCCTCAGGTGAAGTCTGGTCCCACTGACGATGAGATCCATCAGGCCCACCTAGACAGCATCAAAGTCATCCACGTGGAGCCTCCATCCTCCAGCCTCCCCCAGGAGCCGGCCTCGGGCTACTTGTCCGGAGGTCTGGGGCTGACTCTGGGGCTCGGCGTGAGTGGTCTAACTGCTCTTAACTTCTCTCTGCTGGAGGCCTCGGGTTCAGCCTTGCAGGGCCTCTCCCAGAGAGACGCCCTCAGCCTGCTGTCCCTGCAGCCTTTCCAGACCAGCTTCCTCCTGCAGCCTGATGGGagtgcagcagcagccagcGCCGCTTCGTCAGGCATCAAACCTGGAGAGACAGGCAGAGCTGCGGGTATGGAGCTGGCAGACATCCAGCAGATCCTGAAAGTGGCTACCACAGCACCGAATCAAATGGGACTGCCACCTCTGGCCAAAGCTCCTGGATTCAGTGGAGGTCAAGGTAGGTGTTGGTTTGAACAAAAACGTTTTATTACATCAGGCCTCTAAAAGGAGACTTTTAACTCAGAACTGCTCAGTGACTGTCGCTCCCTCCTGCAGGTCAAGTTCAGGGTCAGAAGGCGATGCCGCCGCTGAAACCCAAACCTCCCGTCAGTCCTCGATCAAGCCTCACAACAACAACTCCTCCACCACTCCAGAGCTCCCAGCAGGCCTCACTGGGCTGCATCAGCCCCAGCCTGCCACCTCCCACGCCCTCGCTCTTCAAAACGCCCTCCTCGGCCGGAAACGGAGGGCAGATGGACGCAGAGTGCATGAATGACCCGCATGCGCCCCTGTCTGACTCACCGCCTGCTGCTACCACAGCTGTTCACGAGGAGGTGGGGCTCAGCGGAAGAAAGCCAGGAACCAAAGGGGGGAACAACGCAGGCTCAGCCAAAGGCTCATTCCCATGCCGCTTCTGTGACCAGGTGTTCGCCTTCTCCGGTGTGCTACAGGCTCACATGCGCTTCCACCTTGGCATCCTGCCCCACCAGTGCAACATCTGCGACTACGTAGCTCCTGATAAAGCCACACTTATCCGTCACCTGCGCACGCATAGCGGTGAGCGGCCGTACGTCTGCCGTGTCTGCCATTACCCGTTCACTGTAAAGGCCAACTGCGAGCGCCACCTCAGGAAGAAGCACGCCAAGACCTCGAGAAAGGATATCGAGAAAAATATCAAGTATGTCACTTCAACCACCACAGCAAACATTGCAGCCATCACTGCTGcaaccaccacctccacccagGACACAGAGACAGGATGCGCCGGAGCCGAGACCGTGTGCCGGTTCTGCGGCGAGGACCTGAAGACATACCGGGCGTTACAGATCCACCTGCGCACGCACAACGGTTGTCAGAGGAAACCATTTGAGTGCCGACGCTGCGGCGCCGCATTCCTGGCCAAACGTAACTGCATCCACCACCTGCTGAAGCAGCACCCTGAGGTGCAGGAGCGAGAGATCGAGGAGCACATCATCACACTGCTGCCCGCCGCCACCACCCTCACCACTGCCTGCGCCACTCCAATGGCGCTGAACGGCATCAGTCAGCCTCCGATCCCGGCCGTGAAGGTGGAGGAGCTGGTGAACGCCACTTTTCCTGCAGAACTGGACCAGCCGCTTGACTTCTCTGCTAAGAGCCGTGGCGCCAGCAGCCAGACGGGGTCACCTGGGGTCAAACTGGAGAGTATCTCACCCAGCTTCGACTGTTCCGACCTGGACCAGCCCATCGACCTGTCCATCCCCAGCAAGAGGCAGCGGAGGGAGGTGGCGAGCTGCGGGGAGCTAAGGGAGATAAAGACAGAGCAGAGCGGCGGCAGCATCATCGAGCAGCAGCAAATTCTGTCCAAGGACGAGAAGACGGCGAGCGGCCCATCGCCCCTGCACCCTCACCCCCAGCTTGGCTGCTATCAGCTTCCCCCCGGATCCACTCCTCCCCCAACCTCCCACCCCAATACCACGAGAGCCCAGCGCCTCAAACCGCTGCTGCCCAAACCtgcctcctcttcaccctccGCCACGCTCAAAGAGCTGCCACCGCTGGCCTCTATCGCTCAGATCATCAGCTCCGTCTCCGCCGCACCAGATCTGCTGAAGAGGGAGGCGGCCAGTGTCACTTCTTCTCAGGCCGACACGGCCGCCGATGCCCCCGGACCCTCCGCTGGTTCAGAGGCACAGAACGACGACACCTCAGATGGATCCTCTAGGTTTGTGAGCAccatttaaaataactttattgatattCTTCCTGCTGCATTCAGCGCTAACGCTGACTCCCACCTCTTCCTCCAACAGGAGGAGGTCCAGGAAGAAACTAGCCACCCTTGGCCTGAAAGAGAAGGCTGTGAGTGGCGCCGGCATCGACCTGGAGTCCAGCGGCGAATTTGCCAGCGTGGAGAAGATGCTCGCCAACACTGACGCCAACAAGTTCAGCACCTACCTGCAGACGGGAGCTGCTGACCTGGGAGGAAAGAGAGGTAACAGTTTGATCTTCTCTGCTCCTGTcccagaaaatgaatatttatatAAAGAACCTAGAAAACGAAAGTCCAGGTTCTTTATATAAAATAGAAATATCGTGTATGTCCAGTGTACAAATAAAActagtaatagtaataataaactaataataaattatattaataCTATAAATATATTGCAGTTGTTGAAATACTTCATAATAATATCAGttactttgaaaacatttttactaAGTAAAAACATCCAAGTAAAAGATATTATCAAATAATTGAATCAAAGGCGTACCTTCAATTGATCCAAACTCTTCCTGTTAGCAGATGGCGACAAAGCAGGagtggaggagaaggagggaggggcGAGGGAGGAGGGGAAGCCGGCGGCGGCAGTGCCGGCCGTGGCGGGACCTCAGCCCAAAGGGAAGAAGAACGCCTACTCCAACTCTGTCCAGAAGCTTACCTGCCCCTTCTGCCCCCGAGTGTTCCCCTGGGCGAGCTCACTGCAGAGACACATGCTGACACACACCGGTAATAaccacaaagcacacacacacacacacacacacacacacacacacacacacacacacctcgcTGCAGTGACCGACTCGATGAACCTGTGGAAACCTGGTCATAATTCCGTCTTCTTTCAGGTCAAAAGCCGTTCCCGTGTCCGCGGTGCGATGCCTTCTTCTCCACGAAATCCAACTGTGAGCGCCACCTGCTGAGGAAACACGGCGTGACCCACAGGACGCTGCGACGCAACGGTGCCCTCGTGAAGAAAATTGGCGACGAAGGCTCACACGAGAGTGCCGGTCAGAGAACAAGCAGAGTTTTTGTAGCTGTTAGAACCACAGATGTGAACTGCAGTTAAACAACACTTTTTAATGTTCATGTTAGAACTGCTCAGGTGGTCTCTCACCTAAACAATGTGATTTTAGCCTGAAATGCACCAAAAATAACCAACATCCTCCTGTTGATTGTGTCCTGCAGAGAGCCAGTCAGAGACGGAGCAGATGGCTCCAGAAGCACAAAACCTCAGCAGCACCACCCTGTCTACAGATTCAGATCCCGCCCCCACTGCCGATAGCTCCACCCCCTGCGAAAACACACAACAGAGTCCCACCCACAAGCCAAGCCAAGGTAACAACATGGTGAAAATGTTCTAATTGGTTCACAAAGGAAAATGTTGCGTTTACTGCACATACTGGTTAAAGCGTCACCTTTAGGAGCACCTGGCCGGCTGTTGGAACTGACCGAAGCTGTTTGTACTGCAGGTTTCAGCCCCAGTCCCGGACCTGCCGAGCAGCAGGAGGTAGCAACCACCCAGCAGCcagaccagcagggggcgcagGGGGAGACCCGAGCAGCACAGGGCAAACAACCTCCACACAGCAGCAAGGTAACACAACTGTCACGACTGCAGCCACAAATCTGTGGGAACGTATTTGCAGTCCTTAAAATAGGTTCAACTCTGCTGCACCTTCACTGTGTGCAGTGATCTTAATTACAACCTGTTGTTTTCAAataaagttaattaaaaaaaaaaaaactctgaacaTGTCGTGATCTTCACCTTCATCTTTGTCTCCTTCAGGTGGAGAGCACCGACGATGACGACTGCCACAGCAACAAGAGTCTGGACCTGAACTTCGGCAAGAAGCTCATCGACTTCAAACTCACCACGTCGTCTTCAGGCTCCACTCAGGATGAGCAGCCCTCCCAGCCCTCGTCttcctcatcatcttcatctgcaCCCTCTACCTCCACTTCCGAAGCAGTGCCCGAGAGCccagaggagaaggagaaagaagcGCCCGCTTCCTCTTCCACCAGCTtcgcagcaaagcagcagccgGAGTACAAACATGTCTGTCGAGTGTGTAAGAAGAGTTTCCGCTACGCCACCACGCTCGCTCGCCACGAGAGGGCGCATCTCTCCGAAGAGACGCCAACTCCACCACCGCCTCCAGTGGAGGAAGCCTCGCCAgcgaaggaggaggaggtggcccCAGAATGCAAACCTgctgaggaggaaaaggaggcgGAGATGGAGGTGGAGGAAGGAGGAGCAAAGGGAGGCGACAGTGAGGGAGGTGACAGTGGCGagtcagaggaagaggaaaaggagaaggaggagaggagcgATGAAGAGGCGTCAGAACCAAAGAGCCTGGAGGGCGGCGAGCCATCCGGAGGGCGAgtggacaagaggaagaagatcTGCAACGTGTGCGCAAAGAGATTCTGGTCTCTGCAGGACCTGACCCGCCACATGAGGTCACACACAGGTACCACACACCTGAGGTCATGCACACAAGTGTAAATTCTTGTGTTACTGTTTTTGATTGGCCTGAATTTTTGGTTTGaacctgtaatttttttctcactctGAATCCTCGCTCATCCTCCCTGTAGGTGAGCGTCCCTATCAGTGTCAAACCTGTGAGAGGACCTTCACCCTGAAGCACAGCCTGGTCCGTCACCAAAGGATCCACCTGAAACCCCGAGGGACGGACGGCTCCTCCGGCATCAACGATGACGCCGCCAGTGAGGATGGAGACTCCTGCACCCCGACCCCAACCTCCACCTGCCCACCCTCAGAGAATGAGAGCGAGTGTGGGAGTGCTGTCACCGGGGCtaaggagctggaggaggaggacgtgAAAGATGAGGGTGAGGAAGAAAGCACTTCAAAACCAGGGCAGTGTGGCGGGGACTCAGATCCACCAACCACTGCCACTTCTGCGACACCACAGCCCTCTGTCGACTCGACTCCCAGCCGCCAAGCTACTGACACAAAGACAACTACTAGCGCCGAATCGACGCCTGACCCAAACGCCTCCAAAGACCCCTCACACTCTTCCTCCAGCTGTCCAGCAGGGGAAGTGGCAGCTGCCACCCCAGCTGAGGGCTTCATCCAGGGGCTGCTGGAGATACACACCAAGCCCTCTCTGGAGCACATCCTACCCAATGGAGAGCCTCCTCTGGTGGGCGTGGAGTGAGGAGAAACCTCTAACCATATCACCGCAGTGCCATACGGTCAGAGAGACGCTACACCATTGATGACGATGCAAAAACCAGCCCGGAAAATCTTTTTGATAGAAAGACGAAATCCTCGTTTTCTTGAAGTGCCTTACTACTAGTCCTAAAAGATGCTTTTGCTATATCTTTATCTGCATTATTACGGAGAATGGATCTAATTTTTATAGCTTTTTATGATGACAATGATttacaatacatttttttgtgagGGGAATCTATATTTCagcaataaaaagaataaaattacaatttattaTTGTTCTAGATTTTCTTTGAGAATGATCAACTTTGGAGATGCCAAGAGACAGATGGGGACTGGGACGCACTGTTGGCATCTGCGATTCTTCTTCTGTATTTAAATTAAGAGCTGGCGCCGGCGACGCATGAGTCCGAACAATAAAGATTCAAAAGGTTTCGGATTTCCTAAATTAGGAATTCACCAGCCGCATCTCCGGTTTGACCAGctgatatttttgatatttttttggcTAAAACTGAACACCGAGACGACGGCTGCCAAAGTGGCACAGATTCACCAGCAATGAACGGCAGCTGCCACTATAGACTGGCGGtcatctgtgtgactgaggaaGCTTCtggggggttttgttttttggggttttttgtaaCTGGAAATCGCCTCGCCGTCGTCCCGACTCTCGACCGGCttggcaaaacacacaaaaacattcacGAACTTCTCAAAGTCGCATTTCTGTGTGAAGAGGAACTCTGAAAGGGCAGAAAATAGTGTCTGTGTTCTCCgtgtttcttcattttttaaaccCATCACACTATTGATCCCTGAAGCCACCCTGCGAgtcagcctgtgtgtgttcatgtctcACTCATAATCATTCTCAGTTGATTCCATGTGTGTAGAGTTAAACATGTGGCACgagtattttctgtttttctgcatgtgtgCGATTATCAGTGACATTTAGGTGTAGGGTTGGGGATTcatttttgtggatttttttaatataactgaACAAAtcaaaaggttttgttttttgtacgtgtgtgaatgtgtgcaacTCCCACCTGTCTCTCATCGTCGCCCCCTAGTGTTCTTATAGGGTGTATTACAGGGCCTCCAGCGTGCTAATGTTTAACGCCGCTAATACCTGACTTAGGTTCAGTTTACCTCAACTTCTGCTTTTTAACTGCAACCATAAAACAACAGATGAGCAACTCTGTAGGCAACCCTTTAAATCCTATGTCTTCCTAAGCTGGGCTAATGTTCTGTAGGTCTGGTTTCCACTGTGGGCCAAATCAAAGCAAGCCAGGGCTAACTCATTAGTATAGCCTCAAACACAGCTGGGTAGGACTAACAGGTAATGACTGGCTTGGTGTGCACAGTAATCCAAATAGAGCTAAAGAAGGCTAACTCAGTGTGACATAGAAATGGCAAGGGCTTTGTGGACCTATGAGCTCGGTCTTCACAGATTACAGATAAGAACTGGGATAAAGTTAGCTATAGTTTACTTGGTTTATTTATCTGGTGTGGTTACATTAGCATCAACCTTGTTTAGGGATCAAGATATCAGAAAGTGTTAGGGTCAGAAAACTGACCAGAACAGCTAGCTAACTAGCTAGAATTAACAGGCCTGACCAGATAAGCTAACTTGGTTAACTTCCTGGTTTGGTCAGTTAGCTCATAAGTTTGGGCT from Archocentrus centrarchus isolate MPI-CPG fArcCen1 chromosome 20, fArcCen1, whole genome shotgun sequence encodes the following:
- the rreb1a gene encoding ras-responsive element-binding protein 1 isoform X4 codes for the protein MENATEEQQEGGGAKTELTEEEEKVHSNLKGAINGVTEGAKEAANGGVKLQNGDQGGGTMGTEGGGGGGEDLSSINAMMSAVMSATGTINGGGNGGGSGVTSANSSAGPSPSPSPSKSLTAAMRAPPGRNARRNQDTKDDSSTYFCPLCDKSCQTQHQLTMHIRQHNADTGATDHSCSICGKCLSSASSLDRHMLVHSGERPYKCNICGQTFTTNGNMHRHMKIHEKDPASGLLPISPPSPTKRRRPSVKRRQGLEEENGEEPPSKKVVEDTAAEEAAAAGRGAEEELLPCPICFKTCSSRLDLDAHMDSHPDTALRCDPCCLSFRTHRGLLRHNAGVHKLLPQDPSGRPFIQNNPSIPTGFNDLAFIDFSCKKFPHIAQIWCETNLRRCISKFHRFVCEFCDKAFPLRSALDLHKANSHPDKPAATDTENTEEKVKEDGKGAAEQVENDHPALPAEQSNFLEGLGLQHISKVKSGPTDDEIHQAHLDSIKVIHVEPPSSSLPQEPASGYLSGGLGLTLGLGVSGLTALNFSLLEASGSALQGLSQRDALSLLSLQPFQTSFLLQPDGSAAAASAASSGIKPGETGRAAGMELADIQQILKVATTAPNQMGLPPLAKAPGFSGGQGQVQGQKAMPPLKPKPPVSPRSSLTTTTPPPLQSSQQASLGCISPSLPPPTPSLFKTPSSAGNGGQMDAECMNDPHAPLSDSPPAATTAVHEEVGLSGRKPGTKGGNNAGSAKGSFPCRFCDQVFAFSGVLQAHMRFHLGILPHQCNICDYVAPDKATLIRHLRTHSGERPYVCRVCHYPFTVKANCERHLRKKHAKTSRKDIEKNIKYVTSTTTANIAAITAATTTSTQDTETGCAGAETVCRFCGEDLKTYRALQIHLRTHNGCQRKPFECRRCGAAFLAKRNCIHHLLKQHPEVQEREIEEHIITLLPAATTLTTACATPMALNGISQPPIPAVKVEELVNATFPAELDQPLDFSAKSRGASSQTGSPGVKLESISPSFDCSDLDQPIDLSIPSKRQRREVASCGELREIKTEQSGGSIIEQQQILSKDEKTASGPSPLHPHPQLGCYQLPPGSTPPPTSHPNTTRAQRLKPLLPKPASSSPSATLKELPPLASIAQIISSVSAAPDLLKREAASVTSSQADTAADAPGPSAGSEAQNDDTSDGSSRRRSRKKLATLGLKEKAVSGAGIDLESSGEFASVEKMLANTDANKFSTYLQTGAADLGGKRADGDKAGVEEKEGGAREEGKPAAAVPAVAGPQPKGKKNAYSNSVQKLTCPFCPRVFPWASSLQRHMLTHTGQKPFPCPRCDAFFSTKSNCERHLLRKHGVTHRTLRRNGALVKKIGDEGSHESAESQSETEQMAPEAQNLSSTTLSTDSDPAPTADSSTPCENTQQSPTHKPSQGFSPSPGPAEQQEVATTQQPDQQGAQGETRAAQGKQPPHSSKVESTDDDDCHSNKSLDLNFGKKLIDFKLTTSSSGSTQDEQPSQPSSSSSSSSAPSTSTSEAVPESPEEKEKEAPASSSTSFAAKQQPEYKHVCRVCKKSFRYATTLARHERAHLSEETPTPPPPPVEEASPAKEEEVAPECKPAEEEKEAEMEVEEGGAKGGDSEGGDSGESEEEEKEKEERSDEEASEPKSLEGGEPSGGRVDKRKKICNVCAKRFWSLQDLTRHMRSHTGERPYQCQTCERTFTLKHSLVRHQRIHLKPRGTDGSSGINDDAASEDGDSCTPTPTSTCPPSENESECGSAVTGAKELEEEDVKDEGEEESTSKPGQCGGDSDPPTTATSATPQPSVDSTPSRQATDTKTTTSAESTPDPNASKDPSHSSSSCPAGEVAAATPAEGFIQGLLEIHTKPSLEHILPNGEPPLVGVE
- the rreb1a gene encoding ras-responsive element-binding protein 1 isoform X1 — encoded protein: MSRRKQPNPNKVKPVMENATEEQQEGGGAKTELTEEEEKVHSNLKGAINGVTEGAKEAANGGVKLQNGDQGGGTMGTEGGGGGGEDLSSINAMMSAVMSATGTINGGGNGGGSGVTSANSSAGPSPSPSPSKSLTAAMRAPPGRNARRNQDTKDDSSTYFCPLCDKSCQTQHQLTMHIRQHNADTGATDHSCSICGKCLSSASSLDRHMLVHSGERPYKCNICGQTFTTNGNMHRHMKIHEKDPASGLLPISPPSPTKRRRPSVKRRQGLEEENGEEPPSKKVVEDTAAEEAAAAGRGAEEELLPCPICFKTCSSRLDLDAHMDSHPDTALRCDPCCLSFRTHRGLLRHNAGVHKLLPQDPSGRPFIQNNPSIPTGFNDLAFIDFSCKKFPHIAQIWCETNLRRCISKFHRFVCEFCDKAFPLRSALDLHKANSHPDKPAATDTENTEEKVKEDGKGAAEQVENDHPALPAEQSNFLEGLGLQHISKVKSGPTDDEIHQAHLDSIKVIHVEPPSSSLPQEPASGYLSGGLGLTLGLGVSGLTALNFSLLEASGSALQGLSQRDALSLLSLQPFQTSFLLQPDGSAAAASAASSGIKPGETGRAAGMELADIQQILKVATTAPNQMGLPPLAKAPGFSGGQGQVQGQKAMPPLKPKPPVSPRSSLTTTTPPPLQSSQQASLGCISPSLPPPTPSLFKTPSSAGNGGQMDAECMNDPHAPLSDSPPAATTAVHEEVGLSGRKPGTKGGNNAGSAKGSFPCRFCDQVFAFSGVLQAHMRFHLGILPHQCNICDYVAPDKATLIRHLRTHSGERPYVCRVCHYPFTVKANCERHLRKKHAKTSRKDIEKNIKYVTSTTTANIAAITAATTTSTQDTETGCAGAETVCRFCGEDLKTYRALQIHLRTHNGCQRKPFECRRCGAAFLAKRNCIHHLLKQHPEVQEREIEEHIITLLPAATTLTTACATPMALNGISQPPIPAVKVEELVNATFPAELDQPLDFSAKSRGASSQTGSPGVKLESISPSFDCSDLDQPIDLSIPSKRQRREVASCGELREIKTEQSGGSIIEQQQILSKDEKTASGPSPLHPHPQLGCYQLPPGSTPPPTSHPNTTRAQRLKPLLPKPASSSPSATLKELPPLASIAQIISSVSAAPDLLKREAASVTSSQADTAADAPGPSAGSEAQNDDTSDGSSRRRSRKKLATLGLKEKAVSGAGIDLESSGEFASVEKMLANTDANKFSTYLQTGAADLGGKRADGDKAGVEEKEGGAREEGKPAAAVPAVAGPQPKGKKNAYSNSVQKLTCPFCPRVFPWASSLQRHMLTHTGQKPFPCPRCDAFFSTKSNCERHLLRKHGVTHRTLRRNGALVKKIGDEGSHESAESQSETEQMAPEAQNLSSTTLSTDSDPAPTADSSTPCENTQQSPTHKPSQGFSPSPGPAEQQEVATTQQPDQQGAQGETRAAQGKQPPHSSKVESTDDDDCHSNKSLDLNFGKKLIDFKLTTSSSGSTQDEQPSQPSSSSSSSSAPSTSTSEAVPESPEEKEKEAPASSSTSFAAKQQPEYKHVCRVCKKSFRYATTLARHERAHLSEETPTPPPPPVEEASPAKEEEVAPECKPAEEEKEAEMEVEEGGAKGGDSEGGDSGESEEEEKEKEERSDEEASEPKSLEGGEPSGGRVDKRKKICNVCAKRFWSLQDLTRHMRSHTGERPYQCQTCERTFTLKHSLVRHQRIHLKPRGTDGSSGINDDAASEDGDSCTPTPTSTCPPSENESECGSAVTGAKELEEEDVKDEGEEESTSKPGQCGGDSDPPTTATSATPQPSVDSTPSRQATDTKTTTSAESTPDPNASKDPSHSSSSCPAGEVAAATPAEGFIQGLLEIHTKPSLEHILPNGEPPLVGVE
- the rreb1a gene encoding ras-responsive element-binding protein 1 isoform X2, producing the protein MSRRKQPNPNKVKPVMENATEEQQEGGGAKTELTEEEEKVHSNLKGAINGVTEGAKEAANGGVKLQNGDQGGGTMGTEGGGGGGEDLSSINAMMSAVMSATGTINGGGNGGGSGVTSANSSAGPSPSPSPSKSLTAAMRAPPGRNARRNQDTKDDSSTYFCPLCDKSCQTQHQLTMHIRQHNADTGATDHSCSICGKCLSSASSLDRHMLVHSGERPYKCNICGQTFTTNGNMHRHMKIHEKDPASGLLPISPPSPTKRRRPSVKRRQGLEEENGEEPPSKKVVEDTAAEEAAAAGRGAEEELLPCPICFKTCSSRLDLDAHMDSHPDTALRCDPCCLSFRTHRGLLRHNAGVHKLLPQDPSGRPFIQNNPSIPTGFNDLAFIDFSCKKFPHIAQIWCETNLRRCISKFHRFVCEFCDKAFPLRSALDLHKANSHPDKPAATDTENTEEKVKEDGKGAAEQVENDHPALPAEQSNFLEGLGLQHISKVKSGPTDDEIHQAHLDSIKVIHVEPPSSSLPQEPASGYLSGGLGLTLGLGVSGLTALNFSLLEASGSALQGLSQRDALSLLSLQPFQTSFLLQPDGSAAAASAASSGIKPGETGRAAGMELADIQQILKVATTAPNQMGLPPLAKAPGFSGGQGQVQGQKAMPPLKPKPPVSPRSSLTTTTPPPLQSSQQASLGCISPSLPPPTPSLFKTPSSAGNGGQMDAECMNDPHAPLSDSPPAATTAVHEEVGLSGRKPGTKGGNNAGSAKGSFPCRFCDQVFAFSGVLQAHMRFHLGILPHQCNICDYVAPDKATLIRHLRTHSGERPYVCRVCHYPFTVKANCERHLRKKHAKTSRKDIEKNIKYVTSTTTANIAAITAATTTSTQDTETGCAGAETVCRFCGEDLKTYRALQIHLRTHNGCQRKPFECRRCGAAFLAKRNCIHHLLKQHPEVQEREIEEHIITLLPAATTLTTACATPMALNGISQPPIPAVKVEELVNATFPAELDQPLDFSAKSRGASSQTGSPGVKLESISPSFDCSDLDQPIDLSIPSKRQRREVASCGELREIKTEQSGGSIIEQQQILSKDEKTASGPSPLHPHPQLGCYQLPPGSTPPPTSHPNTTRAQRLKPLLPKPASSSPSATLKELPPLASIAQIISSVSAAPDLLKREAASVTSSQADTAADAPGPSAGSEAQNDDTSDGSSRRRSRKKLATLGLKEKAVSGAGIDLESSGEFASVEKMLANTDANKFSTYLQTGAADLGGKRDGDKAGVEEKEGGAREEGKPAAAVPAVAGPQPKGKKNAYSNSVQKLTCPFCPRVFPWASSLQRHMLTHTGQKPFPCPRCDAFFSTKSNCERHLLRKHGVTHRTLRRNGALVKKIGDEGSHESAESQSETEQMAPEAQNLSSTTLSTDSDPAPTADSSTPCENTQQSPTHKPSQGFSPSPGPAEQQEVATTQQPDQQGAQGETRAAQGKQPPHSSKVESTDDDDCHSNKSLDLNFGKKLIDFKLTTSSSGSTQDEQPSQPSSSSSSSSAPSTSTSEAVPESPEEKEKEAPASSSTSFAAKQQPEYKHVCRVCKKSFRYATTLARHERAHLSEETPTPPPPPVEEASPAKEEEVAPECKPAEEEKEAEMEVEEGGAKGGDSEGGDSGESEEEEKEKEERSDEEASEPKSLEGGEPSGGRVDKRKKICNVCAKRFWSLQDLTRHMRSHTGERPYQCQTCERTFTLKHSLVRHQRIHLKPRGTDGSSGINDDAASEDGDSCTPTPTSTCPPSENESECGSAVTGAKELEEEDVKDEGEEESTSKPGQCGGDSDPPTTATSATPQPSVDSTPSRQATDTKTTTSAESTPDPNASKDPSHSSSSCPAGEVAAATPAEGFIQGLLEIHTKPSLEHILPNGEPPLVGVE